The Paramisgurnus dabryanus chromosome 3, PD_genome_1.1, whole genome shotgun sequence genome includes a window with the following:
- the hapstr1a gene encoding HUWE1-associated protein modifying stress responses 1 codes for MQTHKFNTNGNNRHFPSSAWFQEREFTIKPPKTLRKAPEVRRSFSLFIMEEKKEENEAEIHEHGPEYWFSKWERQCLAVAEKEEPSDEEVEQNQEKLWHLFQNSATAVAQLYKDRVCHQQGLSVWSPFQNAATAVTNLYKESIDAHKRSYDLGIQIGHQRRNKDVLAWVKKRRRTIRREDLISFLCGKAPPPRTTRAAPKLTVMSPNRQPSSDSVSSVETDLQPFCEAIALHGLSGAMAGISVRSSTPGSPTHVSSSTSAGRRRNGLHDMDLNTFISEEMALHLGSAGNRKRTSAQCADVITDSPTHKRNRLI; via the exons ATGCAGACACATAAATTCAACACTAACGGTAACAATCGACACTTCCCAAGTAGCGCGTGGTTTCAAGAACGCGAATTTACCATTAAACCCCCTAAAACCCTCCGAAAAGCACCAGAAGTTCGCCGAAGTTTCTCGCTATTCATCATGGAGGAGAAGAAGGAGGAGAACGAAGCGGAAATCCACGAACACGGACCCGAATACTGGTTCTCTAAGTGGGAGCGCCAGTGCCTGGCGGTGGCCGAAAAAGAAGAACCCAGCGATGAAGAGGTGGAACAGAACCAGGAGAAACTCTGGCATCTCTTCCAGAATTCAGCCACGGCGGTAGCGCAACTTTATAAAG ATCGAGTCTGCCATCAGCAAGGACTTTCAGTCTGGTCTCCATTTCAGAATGCTGCTACAGCGGTGACAAATCTTTACAAAG AAAGCATTGATGCGCACAAGAGGAGTTACGATTTAGGAATTCAAATTGGCCATCAGAGACGTAACAAAGACGTTTTGGCCTGGGTTAAAAAGCGACGGAGAACTATACGAAGAGAAGATCTGATAAGTTTCCTATGTGGCAAAGCGCCACCACCAAGGACTACTAGAGCTGCCCCTAAACTGACTGTCATGTCTCCTAATCGACAACCTTCATCGGACAGTGTGTCATCTGTAGAGACTGATTTACAGCCCTTTTGTGAGGCTATAGCACTACATG GTCTAAGTGGAGCGATGGCGGGCATCAGCGTCCGCTCCAGCACTCCAGGCTCACCTACTCACGTAAGCAGCAGCACAAGCGCAGGCCGCAGAAGAAACGGACTGCACGACATGGACTTGAATACTTTCATATCGGAAGAGATGGCCCTCCATCTCGGTAGCGCGGGGAATAGGAAGCGAACCTCAGCCCAGTGTGCAGATGTCATCACAGACTCCCCAACCCATAAACGTAACCGATTGATCTGA